The genome window CTTATCCACTTCATCCATCATAGGGAAAGATAAAACATCGGTAGAACCTTCCCTACCCGTATATGCCCGGTTTATAGGTATCATAGCCTCATCATCTACAAAAACCAAACTCACCTTAATCCTGGAAAGAGGAATATCTCCTCTATACTCCCTCTCCAAAATCCTACGAGCCGTTTCCCTTACTTCCTTCTGCGATAGGCCCGCCTTCTTTAGCAACTTCTTTGGATCGCTTATTAAAACCTTCAATTTCCTTTCCTCCCTCTGGATACTCTATTCTTGAATGATACATACCTCTTAAGACTTTAATAAAAGCGTAAACTATTTTTTCCAAGTCCTTGAAGGATAGGGGAGATTCAGAAAGCTGCCCATCTTCGATCTTCATCTTTATAACTTCCCTTACTAAACTTTCAAGCTTAGATGGGGTAAATTCCGATAAAGATCTCGCTGATGCTTCTATAGAATCCGCAAGCATAACTATAGCTGCCTCTTTAGTTTGAGGCTTAGGCCCAGGATACCTAAAATCATCAGGATTAACCTCCTCTCCCCTTTCTTCTTTAGCTTTATGATAGAAGTAAGATACTACCGTTGTCCCATGATGCTGAACAATTATATCAATTACAGCTTGAGGAAGCTTATACTCTNNNNNNNNNNGATAGAAGTAAGATACTACCGTTGTCCCATGATGCTGAACAATTATATCAATTACAGCTTGAGGAAGCTTATACTCTCTAGCTAACTCTACACTATCTTTAACATGAGAAACGATAACAAGCATACTTAAGCTTGGTTTTATCTTAGCATGGTAATTTTCCTTGTCCATTTGATTTTCTACAAAAAGGTGAGGTCTTTTAAGCTTACCTATATCATGGTAATAAGAGCCAACACGAGCTAACAAGGCATCTGCACCTATCTCTTCAGCTGCAGCCTCAGCAAGATTAGCAACCAATAAACTATGATGGTAAGTTCCTGCAGCCTCCACTTGGAGTCTCTTCAACAAAGGATGAGAGGGATCCGCTAATTCAAGAAGCTTTAGCGGAGAAAGCAATCCAAAGAAGCTTTCTAAATAAGGTAAACTGCCAGCTACAATTATACTTGAACCGATACCATTTAAAAAGCCAAGCAAAGCATTAATAAGCAAATTTCTTACAGGAAGATTTATAAATAACCCCACAGAGGTTAAAGCTAAAACATTAATAACCCCCATTAAAAGACCAGCCCTTATTAAGGTTCCTCTCTGCCTTATCTTCTTCAATTCTCTCACAGCAAAGGTTCCTCCAAATACCCCAAGAGTAAGAGGTATAAACCCTGCTCCCCTAAAAAGGCTTACCGCAAAAGCCAATATCCAAGTTGCGAATATAGCAAATCTCGGACAAATTAAGATAGAGTAGGATAAAGGGATAATTCCTATGGGGATTAACGCAGGAGAAAGAGGTATTAAAACCTTAGCTGAGAGGAACAAAGTAATAATTGAAAAAAGAAGGAACAAGAGCAAACCTGTACTCTTCAACTTACTGTAATACCATTCCCTTATATACAGAAAAATAAGCCAAGCTATAAACGAGGAGATTACGCCTAATCCAACCAGCCTCAGTAATACCTTTTCCTTAGAAAAACCAAGAGCTTCTAAAATCAAAATATGCTCTCTCTTTAGGGGCTCTCCTTTGCGAACTACCACTTCACCACGATGGACCTTCATCACAATTGGCCTTATACCCATCATTACAAGCTGTTTCTGCTTCTCTGTCTCAGCAACATCTAATACCACATTCGGCTTAAGCTCGCCTAACAAAATTTCCTTTAGCTTAGAAACTTCCTCACTCTTAAGTCCCGCTTCTTCAGCAAAGCCCAAAACGGTTTCAACTGTACCTATAAGGTTTTCCTGATTTATACCTTTATCATATTCTTCTTTTAATACGTTTAATATAAGCTCTCTCGCTTTAGGGATAGATAACTCAATTGAAAGAAGCTTTTCTTCTATCCTCCCTAAAGCACCTTTAGCTATATTATCATCTTTCACAAAAACACCCTTTATTCTTGCAGCTGCCCTCTCTCTCAGCCTCTTCGTTTCTTCTTCATCTATTACCTCTACATCTTTATAGGCTACTATATCATAAGGAGCCTTTTCGCCAATCCTGACAGAAAAGCGCAAGGTAGATACCCAATCCCATGAGAGCATTAATAAGATAGCTGCTCCTATCCCACCAAATATTAACGCTATAGTTAGCTTTTCTTTAAGAAACTTTAGTACCCCCGCTTTACTACTACTGTTGCCGTTGCCTTTCTCTCGACCCATTATCCCTTCTCAATTCATACTCCTCGTAAGCCTTCACTATCTTCTGAACAAGTTCATGCCTGACTACATCTTGCTCAGTAAGATAAACGAAAGCGATCCCCCCTATACCAACCAGTATTTCCCTAACTTCTAAAAGACCGGATCTCTTATTGGGAAGATCTATCTGAGTAATGTCTCCAGTAATTACCATTTTAGAGCCAAAACCAAGCCTCGTCAAAAACATCTTCATTTGTTCAGGCGTTGCATTCTGAGCCTCATCAAGAATGACGAAAGCATCGTTCAACGTTCTACCTCTCATGTAGGCTAAGGGAGCTATTTCTATTGCGCCACTTTCCAAAAGCTTTTGGAATTTATCTGCATCAAGCATTTCATAAAGGGCATCATATAACGGCCTTAAATAAGGTTCTATCTTTTCCCTTAAATCACCGGGAAGAAAACCAAGCTTCTCTCCCGCCTCAACCGCAGGCCTTACAAGTATTATCCTGCCTACTTTCCTATTCTGAAGATAGGAAACAGCTAAAGCTACCGCAAGGTAGGTTTTCCCAGTTCCAGCAGGCCCTATAGCGAAAGTTATATCATTTTCCATAACGGCCTCTACATACTTCTTCTGCCCTAAAGTCTTAGGTTTTATTACCTTGCCTCTAACAGTAACATGAATAACATCGTCATAGAGCTCCCCTAACTTTAAATCCCTACCTTGCTTAAGCATCTTAACACTATATTTTAGCTCTTTAAGGCTTATCGGATGCCCCTTTTTAGCTATTTCCATCATCTCTTGAAAGAGAATCCCTGCTTTTTTAACAGACTCCTCATCGCTTCCCACCATTACAAGCTCATTACCTCTCGGCAGTATTCTTACATTGAAACTCTTTTCAACAAACTTCAAATTTTCATCTTCCTTACCAGCCACATTTATCATCACCGCATGGTCATCCGCCCAAAACCTTAACTCTAACTTAGGATTACCCACTCTTTAAAAATCACCCCCCTAAACAGACTCAACACGAGTTACCTCTGGAACATGCTTTTTTATAGTAGACTCTACCATAGCTTTTAGGGTAAACTGTGCAAATGGACACCTACCACATTGACCTGCTAACTTGACCTTAACGGTGCCATCTTCCTCAATACCTACAAGTTCAGCTTTACCGCCTTCCATTGCTAAATAAGGATTAACCAACTTCTCAAGAACCTCCCTTACCTTACTTTCAAGATTCGCCATAGTATAAACCTCCCTTTAAACAGGATAAGCATACTCATCAACGGGCTTCTCAAAGCCCAGATCCACCATGAACTTCCTCACATATTTTCTCCTGAGGAAATCAAGGGCAATTTGAGGAAAGAGAGCATAAGTTAAAACATCCTCAGGC of Synergistota bacterium contains these proteins:
- a CDS encoding PhoH family protein, with translation MINVAGKEDENLKFVEKSFNVRILPRGNELVMVGSDEESVKKAGILFQEMMEIAKKGHPISLKELKYSVKMLKQGRDLKLGELYDDVIHVTVRGKVIKPKTLGQKKYVEAVMENDITFAIGPAGTGKTYLAVALAVSYLQNRKVGRIILVRPAVEAGEKLGFLPGDLREKIEPYLRPLYDALYEMLDADKFQKLLESGAIEIAPLAYMRGRTLNDAFVILDEAQNATPEQMKMFLTRLGFGSKMVITGDITQIDLPNKRSGLLEVREILVGIGGIAFVYLTEQDVVRHELVQKIVKAYEEYELRRDNGSRERQRQQ
- a CDS encoding phosphohydrolase, with product EYKLPQAVIDIIVQHHGTTVVSYFYHKAKEERGEEVNPDDFRYPGPKPQTKEAAIVMLADSIEASARSLSEFTPSKLESLVREVIKMKIEDGQLSESPLSFKDLEKIVYAFIKVLRGMYHSRIEYPEGGKEIEGFNKRSKEVAKEGGPIAEGSKGNGS
- the ybeY gene encoding rRNA maturation RNase YbeY codes for the protein MKVLISDPKKLLKKAGLSQKEVRETARRILEREYRGDIPLSRIKVSLVFVDDEAMIPINRAYTGREGSTDVLSFPMMDEVDKDGSFAVLGEVIVSIDRALSQAKEAGWSSASEVKLLVIHGLLHLLGYDHVSEEESVKMRLKEKEYLI
- a CDS encoding NifU family protein, coding for MANLESKVREVLEKLVNPYLAMEGGKAELVGIEEDGTVKVKLAGQCGRCPFAQFTLKAMVESTIKKHVPEVTRVESV
- a CDS encoding HDIG domain-containing protein; translation: MGREKGNGNSSSKAGVLKFLKEKLTIALIFGGIGAAILLMLSWDWVSTLRFSVRIGEKAPYDIVAYKDVEVIDEEETKRLRERAAARIKGVFVKDDNIAKGALGRIEEKLLSIELSIPKARELILNVLKEEYDKGINQENLIGTVETVLGFAEEAGLKSEEVSKLKEILLGELKPNVVLDVAETEKQKQLVMMGIRPIVMKVHRGEVVVRKGEPLKREHILILEALGFSKEKVLLRLVGLGVISSFIAWLIFLYIREWYYSKLKSTGLLLFLLFSIITLFLSAKVLIPLSPALIPIGIIPLSYSILICPRFAIFATWILAFAVSLFRGAGFIPLTLGVFGGTFAVRELKKIRQRGTLIRAGLLMGVINVLALTSVGLFINLPVRNLLINALLGFLNGIGSSIIVAGSLPYLESFFGLLSPLKLLELADPSHPLLKRLQVEAAGTYHHSLLVANLAEAAAEEIGADALLARVGSYYHDIGKLKRPHLFVENQMDKENYHAKIKPSLSMLVIVSHVKDSVELAREYKLPQAVIDIIVQHHGTTVVSYFY